The DNA region GACGAACGTGTTCGATCAGCTGCTACAGAGCGAGAGTTTCGTCGACGTTACACTCGCTTGTGACGGGCACTCGGTCAAGGCTCACAAGATGGTGCTCTCGGCGTGCAGTCCGTACTTCCAGGCACTCTTCTTCGACAACCCTTGCCAGCATCCCATCGTCATAATGAAGGACATTAAATGGCCGGAGCTGAAAGCAGCCGTCGAATTCATGTACAAGGGGGAGATAAACGTCTCTCAGGAGCAGATCGGCCCCCTCTTGAAGGTCGCCGAGAGCCTCAAGATACGCGGATTAGCCGACGTTAATAACGAACAAGAACTCACCACGTCGAGGCCGTCCAATGCTCAGGACGAACACTCGGCCGTTTCGTCCGGCCCAACGGCCGCTGGGGGTGCAAACTCGTCTTCGACGTCGGTTCCTTTACTTCCCGCTCCGGCTAGGAAAAAACGACGTCGAGTTTCGGCCGGAGAACGTTCGCCGGTGAACGGAAACAGCCCGGTCAGGGAGGGTGACGAACACCTTCAGCACACCGACCACCAGCACCATCATCTTGGAATCGCGGTTGCTGCTGCGGCTGCGGCCGCGGCAGCGGCGGCCGCGGCGGCGGGGGGCGACGGCCAGAATTCCGGATCCGGTCTTCATCCCTCGGCACCAAGGTCCCTCGGCTCGCCGACAGCACCGAGCATCTCCGTAACACCCCAGATCAGCCTCCACGATCTTCCGGCTTCCCTCGCCCTACCACCGACCGCTAATTTGCCCCTACCGACCAGCCAGGCATCCCATCCTGTTGTCGCCCATCACGTGTCGGCTCACGTTACTTCCGGGTCCCATCCCCCCCTCAATGCTCAGATCGGATCTCAGCAGCTTTCggttcatcatcatcatcaccatcatcagcagcagcaacaacagcaacagcaacagcaacagcagcagcagcaacagcagcagcaacagcaacaacagcagcaacagcatcaacaacaacaacatcatCAACAAACTGGACAGAACTCAGCTCCTGGTGCCGATGACCTCGAGATCAAACCTGGGATTGCCGAGATGATACGCGAGGAGGAAAGAGTGAGTTTTTAAAActatgttttgttttctttgatatatacattattttcaCCCGATTTTGCATTCAACGGcgtctatgtatgtatacgataAGAAGTCGATCACTTCTCTTTGGGGTCAAAACTCTGGGGCCCTgactggaatcgatttggtatTCATGATGTCGAGAGACTCTCCATCGGACCTTGACTTGGACGACCAATCGGCCGATCGTTTACAGGTCACGTGATTCACGTTAGATCTAGAATATTCCTGTAACCTCTTGTCACGATCATATCGCGGGGATTCCAAATCGCGGAAATCTCTCTTTAAGTTTCCTTGGATTGAAAAGATCCGCGACTGgtatgatgaagtgaatattCACTCTTCATATCAATAATCATATTCTTAATTTCACTGTGATTCCAGTGAATTATTCACTTTATTGAAGTGAAATCGTTTACTGATTTTTCCCGTCATTCTAGAATCCAATTAACAGAAATCTTTCCGAAACTTTTCTACGTATAATCCAGTTGCACACTTTTTATAACCTCTGTCGgtttttgttcaaagtaaaaatgtaaaatgaatCGGGAGGAGAAATTACACCGTGCGACgataaatctttgcttgtatATCCTGTGTGCTGCAGCAGGTAAGCGagatttgtcaatttttcccGATTGCAACAGGAGTCACGAAACTCAACCCGACATACTCTATATGCATATATCTATACTCCACCAATATGCGAGATACCGTTTCGTTTGCTCGCATATTTCCTTCATCCCCGCGGTTTTTACGTTTGaattagctttttttttttcttctcaccccGGTAGGATCACAGATTACAACGTCCACTGCAACCGTATAACTTACGAATGTTCCATCCTCTCCTATACTTTATGCAAACGGTTGTACGTCTGaacgataaaagaaaaaaagaaaacaaagagaaaaacaagtgCAGGATCGATGTGTTACGGtgacattttgaaatttgttacaaATACTGggggagaagaaaagagagagagagagagagagaaaaaaaaaaaaaaacaattgtcgTGAAACGTGGAGAAGATAGGAAATTATTTCGAAGTCACTACcgtttattgaaatatttttacgagtTTTACGATGGTATTTAATTAAGAAGGAAATAAAGGGctaaaaaattaaccaccCCTAATGTTagattattgaatattatgGATAATACGCATCTGCGTGTGCGGTTTTGTTCgaaggacgacgacgacgaaggcTCTCGAGTCTTAAAATACAAAAGCCGAGAACGTCTACTACGTACGAAGTGTAACGTGCACACGGTGtatgttttaaatatttagaaaattgcCCTTCTAAGAAACTCTGTAATAGCAATACTTAGAATAATCGACGGGTGCGCGCCGAGCGCGTCCACCACTCCCTACAGTCGTCTTTACGACCAGCTTAAGTAGGCTCGACGCCGTCTCTTTCGGGTTTTGCCCTCCCGGCCGCAAACCGCGACTCCTGATGAACCTGCGAGAAGAATTCAAGGCTCCTCCGGAGTCTCGAATTTTAGATGTAAATGGAATCAAAAATCtaacttacttacttacttacttacttacttacttacttccATTAATTTCTCTAATatctcatcatttttttcactcactgatggtattattattcacgGTGTCGTCGTCTGGCTTTTGGATGTAACAGATATACGATTTCTCACTTCAACCGAGATCCGCATCcggtttgtaattttcaaaatttaagggAAATACCCGAATCTATGCACGATCCGTCGTTTCGACGATTTTCCAACTTCATACACGCGATTCTCACAGGATTGGTGGACCTCCATCCCCGCTtagtttctcctttttttctgttttcccttttggggggggggggggggggggggggagcatgaatgtcaaataaatttcatttcgttagCAGCCGACGCCGCCGTCGTGGCCCCCCCCCTCCGCTATTCCCATCTCCTCACTCCGTCGGTTTTGCAAAAAGCGGTAGGAAGTGATGAAAGGTGAACTCGACTGCTGGGTCGGGGGTGGGATGGGAGGAACGGTGGAAcggaccgaccgaccgaccgataGAAATTGAATCATACAGTATTCAATTACGCGTAGCGGAATAAAAGGGCCGCGCGCTTGTTCTCATGGAATGTCTTTACCCCCGTATAAAGGCGACACGGCAACCAAAACCTGCttgatattcaaaatatatatttataataatatcgaaaCGATTTCAGCCTTGTCTTACGTGAAtccgtgtattttttttttttttttttttgatctaaacttgtttttgttatcgttttttttttttttttatttctctattcTTGTTATTGATCATTCACTTTATGTTTCgaacttttcgaagtcgttgTCACACTTCTGTTTGTATTTATACCTTACAAGACCTGCTGCACTACCCTTATATTATTGGGGAAAATTTGTCGACTCGTGTATCCTGCAACATCGATCACGTTATGGGCAATGTGCTGTACTGTACTGCTCTGCTCTGCCCTGCCCAgccaatttattttatctctcGCACGACGGTCGACCCTTTCCGAATTAATAACGTTATTAAGTAACTCCTGTGGCTCGATCCCTTTATCCGTTTATCCCTCGATATGGTTTACTATTACACGATGCAGGCGTGTTATCAATATCGTAGAACGGAGGAAAAGAGGACGACGTTTTCATCGAcccttttcaaattattcaccttttttcaatgttcatATGTTTGATACGTATAGTTGTTCTAAAgtacgaaaaaattaattttctcaatttgtatCGTAAATTTAtgacttttgaaaaatgaaagggtCGATCATTGGATCTAACGCGTTTCAATAAGTCATGAACTTACACTTGAATTACGTATATAACCTTAtttcgaagaaagaaaaacattttttaatccttTTTATCCGAGAGTATCAATTTTTGCTGGATGGATGCGGGCGGGAGGTAAAATGTAAAGATATAGTCTAGGTATCGGTAATACCGTGATTAGAATATTAATATCTCGTGATGAACGTGTAGAGTCTATTACCAAGCATCGATAACGGATAACTAACCTATTATCATGCCGCGTGGTGTGAAGTGCGCTGCTTGTCTCCCTCCTTCTATGCCACACGTGCATTCGACAATAAACCTCGATAGTTATTGGCGGACCGATAACAGGTGTATTGTAGATTCGGTCTAGCGTTATAGTAACAGCGTTGCTAGCTCTACTCTTTGCCAGCCAGGATGCTGCGTTTCACTGTATCTTTCGATCATCCTTGCTGCTAGGTTCTTATCGACAAGGTTGAAGTTCATTCGATCCTTgggattgtctgaaattcagccAGTAAATTGTaacgagtagaaaaaaaggaaaacatgTTTAATACTTAGAAAAGTCAACTACTTCAAAGTCGTTCTAAAATTGTTCAACAACCAGTTTTCCCATCATGCATGTCTCGTCATTGTCATCAGTACGAAGAAACATTTCGATCCTTTAATCGTCATCCATCGTCAATCCATTCTCAACGGTGAACAACGATCAAGATTTGCTCTCCATTTTTGCAACTTGTCATCTCAAACCAACCCATCGACGGCATGgattatgaaattaaaatctgCAGCTCGGGTGCCGAATTTAAGGTGcctataaagacccgttgtacacctcgaaaacgcggggatgcaaaactcctataccgctcaagcgatcagagtgaaacttgggcagttaatgccttattttggctaaaagtggagcgtctttttactttttcaaaatttggaaaaaaattttacagattggttaccacccacagaaatt from Diprion similis isolate iyDipSimi1 chromosome 3, iyDipSimi1.1, whole genome shotgun sequence includes:
- the LOC124404083 gene encoding protein bric-a-brac 1-like isoform X4 produces the protein MTQQSGAGSPQQFCLRWNNYQTNLTNVFDQLLQSESFVDVTLACDGHSVKAHKMVLSACSPYFQALFFDNPCQHPIVIMKDIKWPELKAAVEFMYKGEINVSQEQIGPLLKVAESLKIRGLADVNNEQELTTSRPSNAQDEHSAVSSGPTAAGGANSSSTSVPLLPAPARKKRRRVSAGERSPVNGNSPVREGDEHLQHTDHQHHHLGIAVAAAAAAAAAAAAAAGGDGQNSGSGLHPSAPRSLGSPTAPSISVTPQISLHDLPASLALPPTANLPLPTSQASHPVVAHHVSAHVTSGSHPPLNAQIGSQQLSVHHHHHHHQQQQQQQQQQQQQQQQQQQQQQQQQQQHQQQQHHQQTGQNSAPGADDLEIKPGIAEMIREEERAKLLESSHAWLGASTSSIADSYQYQLQSMWQKCWNTNQSLVHNLRFRERGPLKSWRPETMAEAIFSVLKEGLSLSQAARKYDIPYPTFVLYANRVHNMLGPSADGGADLRPKGRGRPQRILLGVWPDEHIRGVIRAVVFRDGQSAHIVKEEPTTLYPSLASYAACNGPEGAVSPGAAVSAAVAAVAQGLRHQVCSMVAAAHSQQHDMIGTNLSSNLSTNIQAALQAQHQNNGNSPLNLGLASPGSGPPESPMESPLASPLGPLMDPGHIPGNVEVGIGVSGMTYKPTRSFVSPRPENLFQEDIADLVKSPHHTLKDKDKIPVKLEPLQADSRCE
- the LOC124404083 gene encoding protein bric-a-brac 1-like isoform X3 → MTQQSGAGSPQQFCLRWNNYQTNLTNVFDQLLQSESFVDVTLACDGHSVKAHKMVLSACSPYFQALFFDNPCQHPIVIMKDIKWPELKAAVEFMYKGEINVSQEQIGPLLKVAESLKIRGLADVNNEQELTTSRPSNAQDEHSAVSSGPTAAGGANSSSTSVPLLPAPARKKRRRVSAGERSPVNGNSPVREGDEHLQHTDHQHHHLGIAVAAAAAAAAAAAAAAGGDGQNSGSGLHPSAPRSLGSPTAPSISVTPQISLHDLPASLALPPTANLPLPTSQASHPVVAHHVSAHVTSGSHPPLNAQIGSQQLSVHHHHHHHQQQQQQQQQQQQQQQQQQQQQQQQQQQHQQQQHHQQTGQNSAPGADDLEIKPGIAEMIREEERAKLLESSHAWLGASTSSIAADSYQYQLQSMWQKCWNTNQSLVHNLRFRERGPLKSWRPETMAEAIFSVLKEGLSLSQAARKYDIPYPTFVLYANRVHNMLGPSADGGADLRPKGRGRPQRILLGVWPDEHIRGVIRAVVFRDGQSAHIVKEEPTTLYPSLASYAACNGPEGAVSPGAAVSAAVAAVAQGLRHQVCSMVAAAHSQQHDMIGTNLSSNLSTNIQAALQAQHQNNGNSPLNLGLASPGSGPPESPMESPLASPLGPLMDPGHIPGNVEVGIGVSGMTYKPTRSFVSPRPENLFQEDIADLVKSPHHTLKDKDKIPVKLEPLQADSRCE
- the LOC124404083 gene encoding protein bric-a-brac 1-like isoform X2, which gives rise to MTQQSGAGSPQQFCLRWNNYQTNLTNVFDQLLQSESFVDVTLACDGHSVKAHKMVLSACSPYFQALFFDNPCQHPIVIMKDIKWPELKAAVEFMYKGEINVSQEQIGPLLKVAESLKIRGLADVNNEQELTTSRPSNAQDEHSAVSSGPTAAGGANSSSTSVPLLPAPARKKRRRVSAGERSPVNGNSPVREGDEHLQHTDHQHHHLGIAVAAAAAAAAAAAAAAGGDGQNSGSGLHPSAPRSLGSPTAPSISVTPQISLHDLPASLALPPTANLPLPTSQASHPVVAHHVSAHVTSGSHPPLNAQIGSQQLSVHHHHHHHQQQQQQQQQQQQQQQQQQQQQQQQQQQHQQQQHHQQTGQNSAPGADDLEIKPGIAEMIREEERAKLLESSHAWLGASTSSIADSYQYQLQSMWQKCWNTNQSLVHNLRFRERGPLKSWRPETMAEAIFSVLKEGLSLSQAARKYDIPYPTFVLYANRVHNMLGPSADGGAGEYLRPKGRGRPQRILLGVWPDEHIRGVIRAVVFRDGQSAHIVKEEPTTLYPSLASYAACNGPEGAVSPGAAVSAAVAAVAQGLRHQVCSMVAAAHSQQHDMIGTNLSSNLSTNIQAALQAQHQNNGNSPLNLGLASPGSGPPESPMESPLASPLGPLMDPGHIPGNVEVGIGVSGMTYKPTRSFVSPRPENLFQEDIADLVKSPHHTLKDKDKIPVKLEPLQADSRCE